The window gaaatgaaaacagactGGTTGGTTTGTGGTATTTTAGGAAGATAAGGGGATGGAAAAGGCAAGCCCATGCAATTACTGTgctggggaggtgggtgtggaggGGTACATGATGTGCACCCAAAATTCTGTGGTTAAGGAGGGGTATGtggttggaggggaggtggatccTGTAATCCTGCCCGAGGGAAGGTATCTCTCAGGCTTATACAAGTGCACTTAGTTCCTTTAATCCAGGGCATTGGGGTACCTATAGGGGATTTTATTGAAGAGGGGAAATAGTTGGGgttcttattttccccttttaaGACAGTGCTACCCCTCCATCCTAATATTCTTCACACCAGCCCTGATGAAGCAAGTATACTATAGAATAGATCTCCAAATTCCTGCCTTGATCTCTGCTCATTTTATTAGGAGTTACAAGATTTAGTCAAAAGTTTTTCCCTCATACTGGATtctatcaacaaaataaaaggattgtatcaaaactcttttttttttttttttgtaagatttagcCTCTTTATGGAGCGGGGATGGTGTTAAATTCGGTGctgtgcagggcctggggggggaAGTACTCCCTCCTGCTGGCTCAGTCTCTTAAGCGAAACTAAAGCTCACagaccaataaaacaaaaattagcaaTGACTTCATATTGTGTATTTGGGCAGTGATACAGAGGCAGAAAAAATGGAGCTGGTTTCGAATGATCTTCAAAAACCTAGCTTTTCCCACTCTTAGTCCTTTGTAAACAGCCACACATCCAAAGTTCCAGTCACATTTTGTCTTTCCCAATAAAGGGGTTTCAGAGATGATCGTCCCTGAGTTACTCAGATACTAGTTAATCTGGACTCTGTGTCACCTGTCTCCAAGCAGTCTGTGCCCCACACAGATAAGACAGAATTAGAAGCCCCTTCCTGGCCTGGAATCACCTGCACCccagatttttctaatttctttttgccTCTAGGCCCTTCAATTGCAGATTGAGTGAGTCACACAGTCACTCCTGTCTCTCACTTTGTAGCTACCCAAGCTGCAAATTGCAGCGTGTTTTGCCCCTGTACTTTAGCttaaccaaatatttattatgacgTCCCTCATGTAGACCTTCTTCATGCCACCACCCTTCGCAGGCCACGTGGGTTAGGGGTGGTAGAAAAGAGGGACTGAAGCTGGCTGACGGTAACCAGAGagcagaggggggtggggaggacgtTGGCCTCTTTCTGTGCTTATAACTGGATCTGTGTGACTCATCTTGTGAGTCACTCAgctccacctccctcctccagctGCCCCTCCCAGTAGCCTTCACTCTTGGCACAAACCTACAACCAGACCAGGattctgaaaatggaaaaatctgaTATAGCCCCTTGCTTCTGCATCCTTCCTTTCATCCACTAAAACCTCCACTGGTGTGGGGGGGTCTGGGAGGTGGTCCTCCTATTAGCCTTTCGATGCTGCCCCTTTGCATTCCTGTGCTGATCCAAGTCACCCACTTTTTTCTgccttccaccccccccccccattcccctGATGTTTTTTCTTTGGATTCCTCTGCTGCCGCTATACCTCAAAATACTAAAGAATAGAATGAAGCTCTTGAATGAAGGgtagtggggaggagaaggaaagtggATAATGGGATTTCAAAACTGTGGAACATGGCTCTTCCTACTGCAAAAGACCTTGGGAAGTATTTCTTCCTCCAAGAGATTGAAGTCCATGTAAAGTAGGTGGGCCTTGGGGGGGTGCTTGGGAGCTTTACAACTTCTAGAATAAGGCTTCTGGGCCACCTTCCTAGCAGGTGTATGCCTCTTTGTTCCAAATTAACTTCCTGTCTCACAATATCACTATTTCCACAGTAGCAGCCAAGATGGGGAACTTTTAAAGCTGAGGCCGGAAGGGTGTGTGTGCTGAGGGGAGGAGAGAGTTGAgtgtcactttggaaaactgggGCCCCCACCTAAGGTCTGCCTCTGTACAGactcaaaattaataaaacagcAGCTCATTAAtccttattttgtatttcatttcctgtctttttcgCATCTAAATGCAGATTTTTGCTTCAGACCCAGGTGCCATTGACTGCAGTTCCTTTATTTCCCTCTTAGTGTCCTCACTCACTCCTGCTGCTCTCGTTGCAGGGGGGAAGGTGGGGCATGGGGCTGTTGAACTAATAGAAGTTTCCAGCCCTCAGCTTTGAAGGTCCTGAACTAAATTATTAATTTGGAGATCTGGTGTCTGGGTTGGAGGGAGGGATGATGTACCTGGAATGGGCTTTGGTTTcccactggtgtgtgtgtgtgtgtgtgtgtgtgtgtgtgtgtgtgtgtgtgtgttggattAAGTGGTAAGATGTCCTCCTTGGGCCTCCCCCTAACCCCAGAACTTGCCCATAAACACACCTGTACCTGTGCATCCTGGAGATATTTCAACTTCTCTTCCCAGTTTTCTTAGGACACCCTCCACACAAAGTATGTTTCATGCTCTCTGTAGACGCATATACAAGATGCTTTCACTCCTCTCCCTCATTTCTTGGGCCTCCCCAGGCAAAAATCTCCTGAGGTCCCATTTCCTACTACTTTTGTCAGGTGTGTTGGGGAGGCAGCAAGGAAGCTTGAACTGCTTTTGCGTTTGTCCCACCGCTCCAACTCCtttgagaagacaaaaaaaaagggtgcctgggtggctcagtggttgaatatctgccttcggcttgaggtcgtgatcccgaggtcgtgatcccggggtcctgggatcgagttccacatcgggttcccctcagggagcctgcttctccctctgcctgtgtctctgcctctctctctctcatacataaataaaatcttaaaaacgagCCTAAATTATTCCAGGCTAATATTCAGTATTACTGCTCCCCTCAAATAGTTTCCAGTGCTTGTGAGCAGAAAGAGCACAGGATCTGGTATTGGAGTAAAGAATCTGGGTCTTGTTTTCCCCAGATACCCACTTTTCCCTCACCTTTTTTAGGCTCCTCCACTTTTCCAGAACTGTGTGTATTCCCCTTTAAGGGGCTGGGCATCTCTCCCGCCCTCCCCAGAGCCGACTGAAGTTTCCGAGGAGCCTCCTCTTGCTGGGTTGGACACACCTTTCAAAAGACCCCTAGTCGCACTACGTGCACCTCAAAGGATCTTTTCCCTGGCGCTGTCCCCAGCCACTCTCCCTGACGTCTCTCTTCTCAAACTACAAGATTCAGCCTCTCCCTAAGGGGCTTGAGCATCTTCAAGGTTTCCCACCCGTCACTGCTCCGTCCCCGGATGGAGCCAGAGAAATGTGGTGGGGGGGTCGGGGCCAGAGTTTCAACATCGCCCCCCAGAAGGTGGAGCCAGACCTGGGGGTAAGGAGAAGAGACCTGGCTTGGGAGGGAAGGGCACTGTGGGCAGGAGGGTGTGaatgaggaggaggtggaggtagAAGGGGCTAGGAAAGGAactagaggaggaggagggtgtgtCCCATATCAACTTGGCTGATGGAGCTGGGTCTGTCTTTTTCAGTCTCAAGTTCATTGTCTCATTATCCATTAACCAGGCCCTCCCTTTACTGTCTGCCAACTGGGTCCTAAGCTCCCCACAGCCGGTACTCTCAGTTTCCCCTGGGAGTCTGAGTGTAGGCCCCCAATAGTCTGCTGAGGTAATCCCAGATGCAGGGGTTGGAGAGGCCTGGGGATTGACCCTACGCTCTTCACAGCTCTCTGGACCAAAGTCTGTCCAGAGGACTGGGATGCTGGAGCCCAGGAGTTGTCAGCTTAGCAGTCACCTGGCTTCGGGATGCCTCCCAGGTAACAAAATCCCTTTTGATACTTCCAATCCCCAAAGACTCTTCCAGATTTCATCCTGCTTAAACTTTGCCTTGAACCTGACCAACAATATCTGTATATTTCTCCGCTTTCTCAAAGTGCTTCTATCTGAGACTTGCTGTCTTCTCTGTCAGCTGGCTGTGAGCATGGACCTTGATGGGCCTGGTTTTCCTGACTCTTTTACTCccttttcttatttacttattcaagaaGTATTTGAGTGCCTActaactatgtgccaggcactgttctaggctctAGAGTGAATGAATACAAATGATCTCCTAAGCTTTTGTTCCTGTGGAGTGAGGGGAGGATCTTAATCTTCCCTCTTTACATCCTCCTGTCTCAGAGGAGTAGGTGTATACCACTGTGGGTGATGCTGGGAATAGTCATAACCTGGCTTTGCCCCTTCTTCTGTAGGGGAGCAGATCCTAGCATGGGCCCCAGGAGTGAGGAAGGGACTGGAACCTGAATTGCCTGGAACCTTGATCTGCACCAACGTGAGGGTCACCTTCCAGCCCTGTGGATGGCAGCGGAGTCAGGTAAGATGGTTAGGGCAATGGAAAGGACAGTTAGTGAGAAATGGAGAGTCTAGAAGGATTTAGGCAGGGAGAGTTATGCTTAAAGGGTTGTCTTGAATGTATCAGGGACAGTGAATTGGGCTTATCTCCAGGAGGTTAGGGATTGCCAAGGTAGGACAATGAGTAAGATTTCAGATGTCTTTTGCAACAGTCATGTGCTTCCTCTAGGAGACTCCCCTGAGCAGTGAATATGATTTTGCCCTGGCCAACATTGGGCGATTAGAAGCTGGtgagtggggaggctgggggcaggatGTTGGTGAAGATGCTTACTGGGGGCTCACCCTTCCTCATCCTTCCTCTATTCTCAGAGGGCAgaagggatggggtgggatgggcTGGAAGACCTCCTTGTAGACGGACCCTGATCCATGGCTACACTGCTTTCTAACTCTTGACTTCAGTGAATGGCCTGTCCAGAGTCCAGCTCCTCCGTCCAGGGTCCCCACTTAAATTTATCCCTGAGGAGATCCTCATTCATGGCCGAGACTTCCGGCTGCTCAGAGTTGCTTTTGAGGCTGGAGGACTAGAACCACAGGCCTTTCAGGTAAGAGGGCTTCAACCCAAAGACTCCTCCTCCCTTTAGAGCCTTGGGATCCTCTCCTTGGCATTCCTGCTACTCCCCTATATTGTAGGACTCCTCTCATCATTTTTTGTGCTTCTCTCCTCAAGGAGAGTCTAAAAGGCTGGGATAAAGGGTAGTTTAATGAGAGCAAGGGGCCTGAATTCTAGCCCAGCACTGCCAATTATCAGGAGTGTGACAATGGGCAAGtttcttcctttgaaaaacaAGGAGGGCTGGATGAGATTGTTCTGGAGATTCCTCCCAGAATTGACATTCTATGATTCTGTGGTTCTGGATGTGTTCTCCCGACCCCAGTCCCCACCACCTATGGAAGCTCCCTTCCTTAGGGATGGTCTTCGCTATTCTCTGTTGGTGGCTAAGACAGCTAAGCAACATATGGgtctcatttccttctcttcactTCTTCAGTTTGAGCCCCAAGGTTGGGATGCCCTTTCCTCCACAGGTGACCATGGCCATTGTCCAAGCCAGAGCTCGGAGCAGTCAAGCCCAACAGTATGCAGGGATACCCCTGAGCAAGGCTGGTGAGTGAGGATGCTTTAGGGTAAGGGATGAGTAAAGAATCTGAAAGAGATTAGCTGAAGACAAAAGAGCTGAGAAATTCTCTCTGGTTCTTCTTTGCTGTGCCTCACTCCTGCCCTAGGCCAGAGTTCAGGGTCCAGAAAACCACCTATTCCCCTCTTGGAGACCTCAGAAGACTGGGAGACTGAGCGGAAAAAGCAGGGGGCCAAGGGCTGGAGGGTCAGCACTGTCAACGAGAGGTTCGATGTAGCTACCAGGTGATTCCCCATCTACCCCAACCCCCACTTCCCTCCTAATTTCCCCACAGTTCTCAGATCCTCTAAAGCTAGGACTGCCCACAAACTCTAGCCTCTTAGGATATCCACAGAGCTATCCCCTTTACTGCCTAGATCTCTAAACCTGCTGGGTTTAGAAATAATCCTCTCCTAAGCAACTCCCTTTTAATGACAGGTTTGCATTGTAATGAGTTCACTGAGCCAAACTGTGACTGTAACTCAATTTCACAGCCTTCCTCGTTACTTCTGGGTCCCTAAGCGAACTCTGGACAGTGAGGTCAGGAGAGCATTTGGCCACTTCCATCAGGGCCGTGGACCGGTCAGTGTGGGGGCCAGGGTGCTGGTTGAGAATTAGATGGTTATGGGAGGTCAGGGGGGTCATTGTGGTGGGAGATTAGTGTTGGGGCAGGGAAATGTGGGGCCAGGAGTTTCTCCCGTAGTGATCCTAACTTCCCACCCTCTGAAGCGCCTGTCTTGGCATCACCGTGGGGGCAGTGATCTTCTCCGCTGTGGTGGATTCTATACAGCCAGTGACCCTAACAAGGAGGATATCAGGTGAGGGGAGGTTTGATGAGCAGAATCAAGGGTTGGAACGTGAGGACAGACTCATTCCTTTATGTTGTGACTCCTTCCTCTCCAGAGCAGTGGAGTCAATGCTCCAGGCTGAGCATTCAGATGTTGTCCTGGTGGACACTGTGGATGAGTTGCCTAGTCTTGCAGATGTCCAGCTTGCCCACTTGAAGCTGAGGGCCCTCTGCCTGCCTGGTGAGATAACATCTGATCTCAGCCCCCACACCTAGGCCTGCTGACCCTAACCTTGTTTACCCTTTTGCCTGTTACATATGAGTAACCTTATAGGCCAAAGATCCATAGTTTTCTATTCAACTCCCATCTCCCATAGAGTCACTGATTCCCTGTCTTCCTGTCCTGTCCccagtgtacttttttttaacagctttattgagatctgatttacataccataaaatccacTCTTCACCCATCTGAAGTGTTCAgtgcattttattacatttataagGTTGTACAACTATCACCACAACTTAACTGTAGTAACCTCATGGCCATTTACAGTTACTGTTTATTTTTGTCCCCAGTCTTGGGTAACCATTACCCAACTTATTTTTAACCCTCAGGCTGCAGACCTTGAATCCTGAATCCCGAGTTCTCCTGATCTCTTTGTCCTTCTGATCCCTCTACTCTCTCTTCAGATTCATCTGCAGCTGAGGAGAAATGGCTCTCAGCCCTGGAAGGAACACGATGGTTGGATTATGTCAGGTACTTTCTCATTTTCTGGTCAGGATTTATAATTCAATCCTCCCAATCTTCTGTTTACCTGAATTCCTAAATGGCCTTCCATTAACTCTTCTCTTTGGTTTCCCAAGAAGACTCTTATTTGCTGTCCTTAGAAGAAGGGGTAGAATTCTGGAGTCTGCCTCTTTTCCATTTCATGAcccatccctcccttcctccaggcttatcattctcctctcctcttctcatcTGTACTCTCAGGTCTTGTCTTCGAAAGGCCAGTGACATCTCAGTCTTAGTGACATCCAGGGTTCGCTCTATAGTACT of the Vulpes lagopus strain Blue_001 chromosome 5, ASM1834538v1, whole genome shotgun sequence genome contains:
- the MTMR11 gene encoding myotubularin-related protein 11 isoform X1, whose protein sequence is MWWGGRGQSFNIAPQKVEPDLGLSGPKSVQRTGMLEPRSCQLSSHLASGCLPGEQILAWAPGVRKGLEPELPGTLICTNVRVTFQPCGWQRSQETPLSSEYDFALANIGRLEAVNGLSRVQLLRPGSPLKFIPEEILIHGRDFRLLRVAFEAGGLEPQAFQVTMAIVQARARSSQAQQYAGIPLSKAGQSSGSRKPPIPLLETSEDWETERKKQGAKGWRVSTVNERFDVATSLPRYFWVPKRTLDSEVRRAFGHFHQGRGPRLSWHHRGGSDLLRCGGFYTASDPNKEDIRAVESMLQAEHSDVVLVDTVDELPSLADVQLAHLKLRALCLPDSSAAEEKWLSALEGTRWLDYVRSCLRKASDISVLVTSRVRSIVLQERGDRDFNGLLSSLVQLLSAPEARTLLGFQSLVQREWVAAGHPFLTRLGVTGASEEAPVFLLFVDCVWQLLQQFPAEFEFSEFFLLALHDSARVPDTLTFLRDTPWERGKQSGQFNSYTQIYTPGYSQTPAGNSANPQLSVWDWDLRYSSEQILQFHNPGYDPEHCPDSLLPRQQPSFMVPGPPNSVWLFSRGALTPLNQLCPWRDSPSLLAVSSRWLPRPAISSESLADQEWGLPSHWGACPLPPGLLLPGYLGPQIRLWRRCYLRGRPEFQKGLSAPTISGLQDELSHLQELLRKWTPRVSPEDHSKKRDPNTILSQSH
- the MTMR11 gene encoding myotubularin-related protein 11 isoform X2, whose translation is MWWGGRGQSFNIAPQKVEPDLGLSGPKSVQRTGMLEPRSCQLSSHLASGCLPGEQILAWAPGVRKGLEPELPGTLICTNVRVTFQPCGWQRSQETPLSSEYDFALANIGRLEAVNGLSRVQLLRPGSPLKFIPEEILIHGRDFRLLRVAFEAGGLEPQAFQVTMAIVQARARSSQAQQYAGIPLSKAGQSSGSRKPPIPLLETSEDWETERKKQGAKGWRVSTVNERFDVATSLPRYFWVPKRTLDSEVRRAFGHFHQGRGPRLSWHHRGGSDLLRCGGFYTASDPNKEDIRAVESMLQAEHSDVVLVDTVDELPSLADVQLAHLKLRALCLPDSSAAEEKWLSALEGTRWLDYVRSCLRKASDISVLVTSRVRSIVLQERGDRDFNGLLSSLVQLLSAPEARTLLGFQSLVQREWVAAGHPFLTRLGVTGASEEAPVFLLFVDCVWQLLQQFPAEFEFSEFFLLALHDSARVPDTLTFLRDTPWERGKQSGQFNSYTQIYTPGYSQTPAGNSANPQLSVWDWDLRYSSEQILQFHNPGYDPEHCPDSLLPRQQPSFMVPGPPNSVWLFSRGALTPLNQLCPWRDSPSLLAVSSRWLPRPAISSESLADQEWGLPSHWGACPLPPGLLLPGYLGPQIRLWRRCYLRGRPEFQGNSIPLDTQPISCEMRDAVHQFKGDGLQNSFSPPLAA
- the MTMR11 gene encoding myotubularin-related protein 11 isoform X3 — protein: MWWGGRGQSFNIAPQKVEPDLGLSGPKSVQRTGMLEPRSCQLSSHLASGCLPGEQILAWAPGVRKGLEPELPGTLICTNVRVTFQPCGWQRSQETPLSSEYDFALANIGRLEAVNGLSRVQLLRPGSPLKFIPEEILIHGRDFRLLRVAFEAGGLEPQAFQVTMAIVQARARSSQAQQYAGIPLSKAGQSSGSRKPPIPLLETSEDWETERKKQGAKGWRVSTVNERFDVATSLPRYFWVPKRTLDSEVRRAFGHFHQGRGPRLSWHHRGGSDLLRCGGFYTASDPNKEDIRAVESMLQAEHSDVVLVDTVDELPSLADVQLAHLKLRALCLPDSSAAEEKWLSALEGTRWLDYVRSCLRKASDISVLVTSRVRSIVLQERGDRDFNGLLSSLVQLLSAPEARTLLGFQSLVQREWVAAGHPFLTRLGVTGASEEAPVFLLFVDCVWQLLQQFPAEFEFSEFFLLALHDSARVPDTLTFLRDTPWERGKQSGQFNSYTQIYTPGYSQTPAGNSANPQLSVWDWDLRYSSEQILQFHNPGYDPEHCPDSLLPRQQPSFMVPGPPNSVWLFSRGALTPLNQLCPWRDSPSLLAVSSRWLPRPAISSESLADQEWGLPSHWGACPLPPGLLLPGYLGPQIRLWRRCYLRGRPEFQASQLPQSLASRMSYPIFRSF